The following coding sequences lie in one Panicum virgatum strain AP13 chromosome 6N, P.virgatum_v5, whole genome shotgun sequence genomic window:
- the LOC120677976 gene encoding disease resistance protein RPM1-like: MTAQEEKFSITVGEGRSSIIVPAKKFRHLALNGQSDRKLDKWVDLSGIRSLTVFKKPSECIASLICSSQMKTLRILDFSKASPRITQQDIRHIGELFHLRYLNLYKSSIRELPPWIGMLPFLQFLNLKKTKITSLPSEITQLERLQILRASSCSCNPSEGVLIPKGMENLADIEWLDIVDVNGSTDSATKALWKLTRLKHLGLTGLTQRNSEEVSEILTKLSPSLMYLYLGARRRNNGTLEYLPTKMASLQFPRLETIKLDGHIGKMPEWISHSLTLSVVKLYRTNLQQDDVDGLDRIRSLTTLSLLDSSYIGQQLFFYAGSFAALKRLDLVGLPNLLVVKFRETAIRRIRQLIVKSCTLRLFVRKDLLERLRVFRTDDSAVKVEETE, translated from the coding sequence ATGACTGCACAAGAAGAGAAGTTCTCAATTACAGTTGGTGAAGGTAGAAGTTCCATTATTGTTCCAGCAAAGAAGTTCCGTCACCTAGCACTAAACGGCCAGAGTGACAGGAAGTTAGATAAATGGGTGGACCTTTCAGGTATCAGGTCGCTGACAGTGTTTAAGAAACCATCTGAATGCATTGCTTCACTTATTTGCTCCTCCCAAATGAAGACACTGAGAATTTTAGATTTCTCAAAAGCTAGCCCCAGAATCACCCAGCAGGACATAAGACACATTGGTGAACTGTTCCATTTAAGGTACTTGAATCTTTACAAATCAAGCATTCGGGAGCTTCCTCCTTGGATCGGTATGTTACCATTCCTCCAATTTCTTAACTTGAAGAAGACGAAGATCACAAGCCTTCCTAGCGAGATCACTCAACTTGAGAGGCTACAGATTCTTCGTGCTAGCAGCTGCTCATGTAATCCATCGGAAGGTGTACTGATACCAAAGGGTATGGAGAACCTAGCAGACATAGAATGGCTGGATATAGTGGACGTTAATGGCAGCACCGACTCAGCAACCAAAGCTCTGTGGAAGCTAACTCGGTTGAAGCACCTAGGACTGACAGGCCTTACACAGAGGAACAGCGAAGAAGTCTCCGAAATCCTGACAAAGCTTTCCCCTTCACTGATGTACCTGTATCTTGGAGCACGTCGAAGGAATAATGGGACACTCGAGTATCTTCCCACGAAGATGGCATCGCTGCAGTTCCCACGCCTGGAAACCATAAAACTGGACGGTCATATCGGAAAGATGCCTGAATGGATTTCTCATTCGCTGACACTTTCCGTGGTAAAATTGTACAGGACCAATCTGCAGCAAGATGATGTAGATGGCCTGGACAGAATACGCAGCCTGACTACCCTTTCTCTCCTGGACAGTTCTTACATCGGCCAGCAGTTGTTTTTCTACGCAGGAAGCTTTGCAGCGCTCAAAAGGCTGGATCTTGTAGGATTACCCAATCTGCTGGTAGTGAAGTTCAGGGAGACAGCAATACGCCGGATTCGGCAACTGATCGTCAAGTCATGCACGTTGAGATTGTTCGTCAGAAAGGACCTACTAGAAAGACTCCGGGTTTTTCGTACTGATGATAGTGCTGTCAAAGTGGAAGAGACTGAGTAG
- the LOC120680074 gene encoding WRKY transcription factor WRKY51-like, translating to MAVDLMSCGSGGGGAYEHLAFQEAAAAGLRSLELLASSLSPRAAGRAESPPLGQIADQAVSRFRRVINLLDRTGHARFRRAPAAPPATPPESPRPAPVSQPPAAVAPRTTSLTLDFTKPAPPAPAASATSTSFLSSVTAGGEGSVSKGCSLAAVSSGKPPLPKRKHPASAAAPAAHHHHAEPGAARCHCSKKPKRSRHGLSCRTVRVPAAAGAHAPSSSDIPGDEYSWRKYGQKPIKGSPFPRGYYRCSTAKGCPARKHVERAADDPATLVVTYEGDHRHDAAAGAAQ from the coding sequence ATGGCGGTGGACCTCATGtcctgcggcagcggcggcggcggcgcgtacgAGCACCTCGCGTTCcaggaggccgccgcggcggggctcCGCAGCCTGGAGCTGCTGGCGTCCTCGctctccccgcgcgccgccgggcgcgccgagTCCCCGCCGCTGGGCCAGATCGCCGACCAGGCGGTCTCCCGCTTCCGCCGCGTCATCAACCTGCTCGACCGCACGGGCCACGCCCGCttccgccgcgcgccggccgcgccgcccgcgacgcCCCCCGAGTCTCCTCGCCCGGCGCCCGTCTCGCAGCCCCCGGCGGCGGTTGCCCCGCGGACGACGAGCCTCACGCTGGACTTCACCAAGCCGGCGCCCcctgcgccggcggcgtccgcgaCGTCGACGTCCTTCCTGTCGTCCgtgacggcgggcggcgagggcaGCGTGTCCAAGGGGTGCAGCCTGGCGGCCGTGTCCTCCGGCAAGCCCCCCCTGCCAAAGCGCAAgcaccccgcctccgccgccgcccccgccgcgcaccaccaccacgccgaaCCCGGCGCCGCGCGGTGCCACTGCTCGAAGAAGCCGAAGCGGAGCCGGCACGGGCTGTCCTGCCGCACGGTGCgcgtgcccgccgccgcgggggcccACGCGCCGTCGTCCTCCGACATCCCCGGCGACGAGTACTCGTGGCGCAAGTACGGGCAGAAGCCCATCAAGGGGTCCCCGTTCCCGCGCGGCTACTACCGGTGCAGCACCGCCAAGGGGTGCCCCGCGCGGAAGCACGTGGAGCGCGCCGCCGACGACCCCGCCACGCTCGTCGTCACCTACGAGGGCGACCACcgccacgacgccgccgccggcgccgcgcagtGA